A region of Burkholderiales bacterium JOSHI_001 DNA encodes the following proteins:
- a CDS encoding TIGR03790 family protein (TIGRFAM: TIGR03790 family protein): MASALAQARAASAPGQEDLLESLPPPASGTPHSPSAAVPVPSRVNVPRLSGRLQASQLGLVINTADPYSVAVGQHYLKQRGLAPEQVLRLKLPLGARLSLAEFEALRDAIDRHFGPPSKSAIQALALAWVQPFGVGCNSLSGALALGYDAELCNHSCGRSRTSPYFNVATARPATDLSFRPSMQLAALNVAQAREMIDRGLASDATLGQRGAPPALALLLTTGDAARNVRAALYPPAATPSPFAALGLKPLVMPAAQAAAALHDSPGPVAVLQVGLMNMAGLDLPPLAPGALADHLTSLGGVLDRAHDQSTALDWIAAGATASHGAASEPCNHLQKFPHPLVLMAHYAQGATAIEAYWKSVAWPQQSVFVGEPLAAPFARRGAR; the protein is encoded by the coding sequence ATGGCGTCGGCCCTCGCCCAGGCCCGGGCGGCGTCCGCCCCGGGCCAGGAGGACCTGCTGGAATCCCTGCCGCCGCCGGCCTCCGGCACGCCCCACAGCCCCAGCGCTGCGGTGCCGGTGCCGTCGCGGGTGAACGTGCCGCGCTTGAGCGGTCGTCTGCAGGCCTCGCAGTTGGGGCTGGTGATCAACACCGCCGATCCGTACTCGGTGGCCGTGGGCCAGCACTACCTGAAGCAGCGCGGCCTGGCGCCCGAGCAGGTGCTGCGGCTGAAGCTGCCGCTGGGCGCGCGCCTGAGCCTGGCGGAGTTCGAGGCCCTGCGCGACGCCATCGACCGCCATTTCGGCCCGCCGTCCAAGTCCGCCATCCAGGCCCTGGCGCTGGCCTGGGTGCAGCCCTTCGGGGTGGGGTGCAATTCCTTGTCCGGCGCGCTGGCCCTGGGATACGACGCTGAACTGTGCAACCACAGCTGCGGCCGCAGCCGGACTTCGCCTTACTTCAATGTCGCCACGGCCCGGCCAGCCACCGACCTGTCGTTTCGCCCCAGCATGCAGTTGGCCGCGTTGAATGTGGCCCAGGCGCGGGAGATGATCGACCGCGGCCTGGCCTCGGACGCCACCTTGGGTCAGCGCGGTGCGCCGCCCGCGCTGGCCTTGCTGCTGACCACCGGGGACGCGGCGCGCAATGTGCGCGCCGCCCTCTACCCGCCGGCGGCCACGCCGTCGCCTTTCGCGGCCCTGGGCCTGAAGCCGCTGGTGATGCCGGCGGCGCAGGCCGCCGCCGCCCTGCACGACAGCCCGGGGCCGGTGGCCGTGCTGCAGGTGGGGCTGATGAACATGGCGGGGCTGGATCTGCCGCCGCTGGCCCCTGGGGCCTTGGCCGACCACCTGACGTCCTTGGGGGGCGTGCTGGACCGGGCGCACGACCAATCCACCGCACTGGACTGGATCGCCGCCGGAGCCACGGCCAGCCACGGTGCGGCCAGCGAGCCCTGCAACCACCTGCAGAAGTTTCCGCACCCGCTGGTGTTGATGGCGCATTACGCCCAGGGCGCCACCGCCATCGAGGCCTATTGGAAGAGCGTGGCCTGGCCGCAGCAATCGGTGTTCGTGGGCGAGCCGCTGGCGGCGCCCTTCGCGAGACGTGGCGCGCGTTGA
- a CDS encoding cation/multidrug efflux pump (PFAM: AcrB/AcrD/AcrF family), whose amino-acid sequence MQTSTHAAGDGSRFNISRWALEHPALTRYLMVVLLVLGVAAYFQLGQDEDPPFTFRGMVVQAFWPGATAQQMAEQVTDKIERALQEAPYSDIIRSYTKPGESVTIFQLKDSSPPKDVANTWYQVRKRIGDMRSTLPAGVIGPVFNDDFGDVYGSLYALSADGFSDEELRVFAETLRSQLLRVPDVAKVELFGAQPEKLFIEVSQKRLAQLGMDMGQVLAQLAAQNAVEGAGVLNAGMQNLQLRVAGAFNSVDELARLPLRATNPATGQAATLRLSDIAQIRRGYADPPQVLVRHQGQPVLMLGVSMARGGDIIALGQALNERVAQARAELPIGVELTQVQDQPRAVSRSVNEFVKVLLEAIVVVLAVSFISLGLHFKPLRIDIWPGLVVGITIPLVLAITFISMYYWGVGLHKISLGSLIIALGLLVDDAIIAVEMMVRKLEEGFDKKSAASFAYEATSMPMLTGTLITAAGFLPIGLAKSVTGEYTFAIFAVTSAALVISWVVSVYFVPYLGAWLLRTRQEVQGEAHEAELFNTPFYARFRRMVDACVRHRWITIALTLATFAAGIAGMGRVQQQFFPDSSRPELLVDLWLPEGSTIGETEALAKRFEARMMKEPGLQTVTTWVGSGVPRFYLPLDQIFPQTNVTQTILLPKDLAAREALRRRLPTLLAEEFPEARGRVKLLPNGPPVPYPVQFRVVGPEAATVRHWADQAKALLRADPAMRGVNDNWNEAIKVLRLAVDQDKARALGVTSQSIAQASRTLLSGTTVGQYREGDKLVDIVLRQPLQERQDVADLNQAYLPTTSGRAIPLAQIAQAELAWEPGVLWRERRAYAATVQGDVVDGVQGATVTARVWPRMQELMAQMPPGYAIQIAGAVEESGKGQASIVAGVPIMLFLIFTLLMLQLHSFTRALLVFLTGPLGLAGVAAALLLLNRPFGFVALLGVIALSGMIMRNSVILIDQIEQDRRRGVSTWDAIVEAAVRRLRPIVLTAAAAVLAMIPLSRSVFWGPMAVAIMGGLIVATVLTLLALPAMYAAWFRVKRDNPAPTSA is encoded by the coding sequence ATGCAGACCTCCACCCACGCGGCTGGCGACGGCAGCCGCTTCAACATTTCACGCTGGGCGCTGGAACACCCGGCCCTGACGCGCTACCTGATGGTGGTGCTGCTGGTGCTGGGTGTGGCGGCCTACTTCCAGCTGGGCCAGGACGAGGACCCGCCCTTCACCTTCCGCGGCATGGTGGTGCAGGCCTTCTGGCCCGGCGCCACCGCGCAGCAGATGGCCGAGCAGGTCACCGACAAGATCGAACGCGCGCTGCAGGAGGCCCCGTACTCCGACATCATCCGCAGCTACACCAAGCCGGGCGAGTCGGTCACCATCTTCCAGTTGAAGGACAGCTCGCCGCCCAAGGACGTGGCCAACACCTGGTACCAGGTGCGCAAGCGCATCGGCGACATGCGTTCCACGCTGCCCGCCGGCGTGATCGGTCCGGTGTTCAACGATGACTTCGGTGACGTGTACGGCAGCCTGTACGCGCTGTCGGCCGACGGCTTTTCAGACGAGGAACTGCGCGTCTTCGCCGAGACCCTGCGTTCTCAGTTGCTGCGCGTGCCCGACGTGGCCAAGGTGGAGCTGTTCGGCGCCCAGCCGGAAAAGCTGTTCATCGAGGTGTCTCAGAAGCGCCTGGCCCAACTGGGCATGGACATGGGCCAGGTGCTGGCGCAACTGGCGGCGCAGAACGCGGTGGAAGGTGCCGGGGTGCTGAACGCCGGCATGCAGAACCTGCAATTGCGGGTGGCCGGCGCTTTCAATTCGGTGGATGAGTTGGCGCGCCTGCCGCTGCGCGCCACCAACCCGGCCACGGGCCAGGCGGCCACGCTGCGGCTTTCCGACATCGCGCAAATCCGGCGGGGCTACGCCGACCCGCCGCAGGTGCTGGTGCGCCACCAGGGCCAGCCGGTGCTGATGCTGGGCGTTTCCATGGCCCGGGGTGGCGACATCATCGCGCTGGGCCAGGCCTTGAACGAGCGTGTGGCCCAGGCCCGGGCTGAACTGCCCATCGGCGTGGAGCTGACCCAGGTGCAGGACCAGCCGCGCGCGGTGTCGCGCTCGGTCAACGAATTCGTCAAGGTGCTGCTGGAGGCCATCGTGGTGGTGCTGGCGGTCAGCTTCATCAGCCTGGGCCTGCACTTCAAGCCGCTGCGCATCGACATCTGGCCCGGCCTGGTGGTGGGCATCACCATCCCGCTGGTGCTGGCCATCACCTTCATCAGCATGTACTACTGGGGCGTGGGCCTGCACAAGATTTCATTGGGCTCGCTGATCATCGCCCTGGGCCTGCTGGTGGACGACGCCATCATTGCCGTGGAGATGATGGTGCGCAAGCTGGAGGAGGGCTTCGACAAGAAAAGCGCCGCCAGCTTCGCCTACGAAGCCACCAGCATGCCCATGCTCACCGGCACCCTGATCACCGCGGCCGGCTTCCTGCCCATCGGCCTGGCCAAGAGCGTGACGGGGGAGTACACCTTCGCCATCTTTGCGGTCACCTCGGCGGCGCTGGTCATCAGCTGGGTGGTGAGCGTGTATTTCGTTCCCTACCTGGGCGCCTGGCTGCTGCGCACCCGGCAGGAAGTGCAGGGCGAAGCGCACGAGGCCGAACTGTTCAACACCCCGTTCTACGCGCGCTTTCGCCGCATGGTGGACGCCTGCGTTCGCCACCGCTGGATCACCATCGCGCTGACCCTGGCCACCTTCGCCGCGGGCATCGCCGGCATGGGCCGGGTGCAGCAGCAGTTCTTCCCCGATTCCAGCCGGCCCGAACTGCTGGTGGACCTGTGGCTGCCCGAAGGCAGCACCATCGGCGAAACCGAGGCCCTGGCAAAACGCTTCGAGGCCCGGATGATGAAGGAGCCCGGCCTGCAGACCGTCACCACCTGGGTGGGCAGCGGCGTGCCGCGCTTTTACCTGCCGCTGGACCAGATCTTCCCGCAGACCAACGTCACCCAGACCATCCTGCTGCCCAAGGACCTGGCCGCACGCGAGGCCCTGCGCCGGCGCCTTCCCACGCTGCTGGCGGAGGAATTTCCAGAAGCGCGCGGCCGGGTGAAGCTGTTGCCCAACGGTCCGCCGGTGCCCTACCCGGTGCAGTTCCGGGTGGTGGGCCCGGAAGCCGCCACGGTGCGCCACTGGGCCGACCAGGCCAAGGCCCTGCTGCGGGCCGACCCGGCCATGCGCGGCGTGAACGACAACTGGAACGAAGCCATCAAGGTGCTGCGCCTGGCCGTGGACCAGGACAAGGCGCGGGCCCTGGGCGTCACCAGCCAGTCCATCGCCCAGGCATCGCGCACCCTGTTGTCGGGCACCACGGTGGGCCAGTACCGGGAAGGTGACAAGCTGGTGGACATCGTGTTGCGCCAGCCGCTGCAGGAGCGCCAGGACGTTGCCGACCTGAACCAGGCCTACCTGCCCACCACCAGTGGGCGGGCCATTCCGCTGGCGCAGATCGCCCAGGCCGAACTGGCCTGGGAACCCGGCGTGCTATGGCGCGAACGCCGCGCCTATGCGGCCACCGTCCAGGGCGATGTGGTGGACGGCGTGCAGGGCGCCACCGTCACCGCCCGGGTGTGGCCGCGCATGCAGGAACTGATGGCGCAGATGCCGCCGGGCTACGCCATCCAGATCGCCGGCGCGGTGGAAGAAAGCGGCAAGGGCCAGGCCAGCATCGTGGCCGGGGTGCCCATCATGCTGTTCCTGATCTTCACGCTGCTGATGTTGCAGTTGCACAGCTTCACGCGCGCGCTGCTGGTGTTCCTGACCGGCCCGCTGGGCCTGGCCGGGGTGGCGGCGGCCCTGCTGCTGCTGAACCGGCCCTTCGGCTTCGTGGCGCTGCTGGGGGTGATTGCGCTGTCCGGGATGATCATGCGCAATTCCGTCATCCTGATCGACCAGATCGAGCAGGACCGCCGGCGCGGCGTTTCCACCTGGGACGCCATCGTGGAAGCGGCGGTGCGGCGGCTGCGCCCCATCGTGCTGACGGCGGCGGCGGCGGTGCTGGCCATGATCCCGCTGTCACGCAGCGTGTTCTGGGGCCCGATGGCCGTGGCCATCATGGGCGGGCTGATCGTGGCCACGGTGCTGACCTTGCTGGCCTTGCCAGCCATGTATGCCGCGTGGTTTCGCGTGAAGCGGGACAACCCGGCGCCCACCTCAGCCTGA
- a CDS encoding RND family efflux transporter, MFP subunit (PFAM: HlyD family secretion protein~TIGRFAM: RND family efflux transporter, MFP subunit) has protein sequence MPHSLPLRAAVMALTLAALAACTQPPPPTEPIRAVRTRVVQLESAGGALEFAAEVRARTESRLGFRVGGKLAKRLVNVGDTVRAGQVLALLDPQDLRLAQQAAQAALRSTQSAFDLSQAEFSRYKELREQNFIGSLELERREAALKAARAQLEQAKSQVDLQGNQASYSTLVADVAGVVTAVDAEPGAVLAAGTPVLRLAQAGARDVQFAVAENQVGALRALAGQAGALQVRLWGQPQESRATVREVAAAADATTRTFAIKAELADPNARLGQTATVHWQAPQREGVIKLPLPAVAQVQGATVVWLLDKASLTVKPQTVKVGAADANQLEITSGLKAGDTVVTAGVHTLTPGQKVKLYIEPGASAPTVAQR, from the coding sequence ATGCCCCATAGCCTGCCCCTGCGCGCCGCCGTCATGGCCCTGACTTTGGCGGCGCTGGCCGCCTGCACCCAGCCACCGCCTCCGACCGAGCCCATCCGTGCGGTGCGCACGCGCGTGGTCCAGCTGGAAAGCGCTGGCGGTGCCCTGGAATTTGCCGCGGAGGTGCGGGCGCGCACCGAGTCGCGCCTGGGTTTCCGGGTGGGCGGCAAGCTGGCCAAGCGCCTGGTGAACGTTGGCGACACCGTGCGGGCCGGCCAGGTGCTGGCGCTGCTGGACCCGCAGGACCTGCGCCTGGCGCAGCAGGCGGCGCAGGCCGCGCTGCGCAGCACGCAGTCGGCTTTTGACCTGAGCCAGGCCGAGTTCAGCCGCTACAAGGAGCTGCGCGAGCAGAACTTCATCGGCAGCCTGGAACTGGAACGCCGTGAGGCCGCGCTGAAGGCCGCGCGCGCCCAACTGGAACAGGCCAAGTCGCAGGTGGACCTGCAGGGCAACCAGGCCAGCTACAGCACCCTGGTGGCCGATGTGGCGGGCGTGGTGACCGCGGTGGACGCCGAACCCGGCGCCGTGCTGGCCGCCGGCACGCCCGTGCTGCGCCTGGCCCAGGCCGGCGCGCGCGACGTGCAATTTGCCGTGGCGGAAAACCAGGTGGGGGCCCTTCGCGCCCTGGCCGGCCAGGCCGGCGCCTTGCAGGTCAGGCTGTGGGGCCAGCCGCAGGAGTCCCGCGCCACGGTGCGCGAGGTGGCCGCCGCGGCCGACGCCACCACCCGCACCTTCGCCATCAAGGCCGAACTGGCCGACCCCAACGCCCGGCTGGGCCAGACGGCCACGGTGCACTGGCAGGCGCCTCAGCGCGAAGGCGTGATCAAGCTGCCGTTGCCGGCGGTGGCGCAGGTGCAGGGCGCCACCGTGGTGTGGTTGCTGGACAAGGCCAGCCTGACCGTGAAGCCGCAGACCGTGAAGGTGGGCGCGGCCGATGCCAACCAGTTGGAAATCACCAGCGGGCTGAAGGCCGGCGACACCGTGGTGACCGCCGGTGTGCACACCCTCACGCCGGGCCAGAAGGTGAAGCTGTACATCGAGCCGGGCGCGTCGGCCCCCACTGTGGCGCAACGCTGA
- a CDS encoding squalene synthase HpnC (PFAM: Squalene/phytoene synthase~TIGRFAM: squalene synthase HpnC), with protein MILVKHATGTRANCFGHGQCAPVSVGHYENFPVASLLCPPALRPPIQAIYAFARTADDLADEGDAPPAERLAELARYRAALQAVEQGSDGRACSWPQVFEPLARQMNLHALPGHLLHALLDAFEQDVPNPRYDSRDQLLDYCSRSAHPVGRLLLHLYGIDDARSLAQSDAICGALQLINFWQDLSVDLPRGRCYLPAADARHHGVDPLRLHAEGDTPASQALVKELVQWARSLMLQGAPLALRLPGRVGWELRLVVCGGLRITQQIATLQYRTVRQRPRLHALDLARVLWQALTLPRHLKHDAPAP; from the coding sequence ATGATCCTTGTCAAACATGCCACGGGCACCCGGGCCAATTGCTTTGGGCATGGACAATGCGCCCCCGTGAGCGTGGGCCATTACGAAAACTTTCCCGTTGCGTCGCTGCTGTGCCCCCCGGCGCTGCGGCCGCCCATCCAGGCCATCTACGCCTTCGCTCGCACCGCGGACGACCTGGCCGACGAAGGCGATGCCCCCCCCGCGGAACGCCTGGCCGAACTGGCCCGCTACCGTGCTGCCTTGCAGGCCGTAGAGCAAGGCAGCGATGGCCGCGCCTGCTCCTGGCCGCAGGTCTTCGAGCCGCTGGCCCGGCAGATGAACTTGCACGCCCTGCCCGGCCACCTGCTGCACGCACTGCTGGATGCCTTCGAGCAGGACGTGCCCAACCCCCGCTACGACAGCCGCGACCAACTGCTGGACTACTGCAGCCGCTCGGCACACCCGGTGGGCCGGCTGCTGCTGCACCTGTACGGCATAGACGATGCCCGCTCGCTGGCGCAAAGCGACGCCATCTGCGGCGCGCTGCAACTCATCAACTTTTGGCAGGACCTGAGCGTGGACCTGCCGCGCGGGCGCTGCTACCTGCCGGCGGCCGACGCGCGGCACCATGGCGTGGACCCGCTGCGCCTGCACGCCGAAGGCGACACGCCGGCCAGCCAGGCCCTGGTGAAGGAGTTGGTGCAATGGGCCCGCAGCCTGATGCTGCAGGGCGCCCCGCTGGCACTGCGCCTGCCCGGCCGCGTGGGCTGGGAACTGCGCTTGGTGGTGTGCGGGGGATTGCGCATCACGCAGCAAATTGCAACGCTACAGTACCGCACCGTGCGCCAACGCCCGCGCCTGCACGCCTTGGACCTGGCCCGGGTGCTGTGGCAGGCGCTGACGCTGCCGCGGCACCTGAAACACGACGCCCCTGCTCCCTGA
- a CDS encoding squalene-associated FAD-dependent desaturase (PFAM: Flavin containing amine oxidoreductase~TIGRFAM: squalene-associated FAD-dependent desaturase), with the protein MSSAASKPLRVAVLGAGWAGLAAAVQASADGHEVTVLEMAAQTGGRARRGGVLASGLAFDNGQHILIGAYAQTLALMRRVGLDPDALLLRQPLTLVDAQGRGLALPPGRPVPALLRALWHAKHWPLGLRWQLLQGCAGWAFNGFSCPAHWNVARLTAHWPDELVNELIEPLCVAALNTPMAQASAAVFLRVLRDALFSAPGASDLMLPRVDLSQLLPEAANTWLRRQGAQLQLRTRAQALVPAGRGWQVDGQAFDAVVLATSAVEAARLAAPHAPAWASQARALQHEPIVSVLLHAPDARLPHPMLALRTNRYAPAQFVFDLGQLRRDKDAAEGMLCFVISGAGSWLDQGADTITTAVMAQAKDQLPMLLGKALRCAQVVTERRATFACTPDLRRPDPQVAPGLLAAGDYVAGPYPATLEGAVRSGLSAGAAIARAAAGG; encoded by the coding sequence GTGAGCAGCGCTGCCAGCAAGCCCCTGCGGGTGGCCGTGCTGGGGGCCGGCTGGGCCGGCCTGGCCGCCGCCGTGCAGGCCAGCGCTGACGGCCACGAGGTCACCGTGCTGGAAATGGCGGCACAGACCGGCGGCCGCGCGCGCCGGGGTGGCGTGCTGGCCAGCGGCCTGGCCTTTGACAATGGCCAGCACATCCTGATCGGCGCCTATGCCCAGACCCTGGCCCTGATGCGCCGTGTGGGCCTGGACCCCGACGCGCTGCTGCTGCGCCAGCCGCTCACCCTGGTGGACGCCCAGGGCCGCGGCCTGGCCCTGCCGCCGGGCCGACCGGTGCCCGCGCTGCTGCGGGCCCTGTGGCACGCCAAACACTGGCCGCTGGGACTGCGCTGGCAACTGCTGCAGGGCTGCGCGGGCTGGGCCTTCAACGGCTTCAGCTGCCCGGCGCACTGGAACGTGGCGCGCCTGACCGCACACTGGCCTGACGAACTGGTCAACGAGCTGATCGAGCCGCTGTGCGTGGCGGCGCTGAACACGCCCATGGCCCAGGCCAGCGCGGCGGTCTTCCTGCGCGTGCTGCGCGACGCGCTGTTTTCGGCCCCCGGCGCCAGCGACCTGATGCTGCCGCGGGTGGACCTGAGCCAGTTGCTGCCCGAAGCCGCCAACACCTGGCTGCGGCGCCAGGGTGCGCAGCTGCAACTGCGCACCCGTGCCCAGGCCCTGGTGCCGGCCGGCCGTGGCTGGCAGGTGGACGGCCAGGCCTTCGACGCCGTGGTGCTGGCCACCAGCGCGGTGGAAGCGGCCCGCTTGGCCGCGCCGCATGCGCCGGCCTGGGCGTCCCAGGCGCGCGCGCTGCAGCACGAGCCCATCGTCAGCGTGCTGCTGCATGCGCCGGACGCGCGCCTGCCCCATCCCATGCTGGCCCTGCGCACCAACCGCTACGCGCCGGCGCAGTTCGTGTTCGACCTGGGCCAGCTGCGGCGCGACAAGGACGCGGCCGAAGGCATGTTGTGCTTTGTGATCAGCGGGGCGGGTTCCTGGCTGGACCAAGGCGCCGACACCATCACCACCGCGGTGATGGCGCAGGCCAAGGACCAGTTGCCCATGCTGCTGGGCAAGGCGCTGCGCTGCGCCCAGGTGGTGACCGAGCGCCGCGCCACCTTCGCCTGCACGCCCGACCTGCGCCGGCCCGACCCCCAGGTGGCACCGGGCCTGCTGGCCGCGGGCGACTACGTGGCCGGCCCCTACCCCGCCACGCTGGAAGGTGCGGTGCGCTCAGGCCTGTCAGCGGGGGCGGCCATCGCGCGGGCGGCGGCCGGGGGCTGA
- a CDS encoding transcriptional regulator (PFAM: IclR helix-turn-helix domain; Bacterial transcriptional regulator) gives MSTKKEHTTPTIQVMERMFSLLDLLAAHQDPVSLKEISERTGLHPSTAHRILNDLAIGRFVDRPEAGSYRLGMRLLELGNLVKARLDVRDAALGPMRELHKLTHQPVNLSVRQGDEIVYIERTYSERSGMQVVRAVGGRAPLHLTSVGKLFLAQDDPSRVRAYATRTGLAGHTRNSITEVTRLERELSQVRATATARDDEELELGVRCLAAGIFDDQGKLVAGLSISAPADRLEESWLDRVKSTAAQISLALGYRG, from the coding sequence ATGTCGACCAAGAAGGAACACACCACCCCGACCATCCAGGTCATGGAGCGCATGTTTTCGCTGCTGGACCTGCTGGCCGCGCACCAGGACCCGGTGTCGCTGAAGGAAATCAGCGAGCGCACCGGCCTGCACCCCAGCACGGCGCACCGCATTCTGAACGACCTGGCCATTGGCCGTTTCGTCGACCGGCCGGAAGCCGGCAGCTACCGCCTGGGCATGCGCTTGCTGGAACTGGGCAACCTGGTGAAGGCGCGGCTGGACGTGCGCGACGCCGCCCTGGGCCCGATGCGCGAACTGCACAAGCTGACCCACCAGCCGGTGAACCTGTCGGTGCGCCAGGGCGACGAGATCGTCTACATCGAGCGCACCTACAGCGAACGATCGGGCATGCAGGTGGTGCGCGCAGTGGGCGGCCGGGCGCCGCTGCACCTCACCTCCGTGGGCAAGCTGTTCCTGGCCCAGGACGACCCCTCGCGCGTGCGCGCCTATGCCACCCGCACCGGCCTGGCCGGCCACACCCGCAACAGCATCACCGAGGTCACCCGGCTGGAGCGGGAACTCAGCCAGGTGCGCGCCACCGCCACCGCGCGCGACGACGAAGAACTGGAACTGGGCGTTCGCTGCCTGGCCGCTGGCATCTTCGACGACCAGGGCAAACTGGTGGCCGGGCTGTCCATCTCGGCGCCGGCCGACCGCTTGGAAGAAAGCTGGCTGGACCGCGTGAAGAGCACTGCGGCGCAAATCTCGCTGGCACTGGGCTACCGCGGTTGA
- a CDS encoding D-alanyl-D-alanine carboxypeptidase (PFAM: D-alanyl-D-alanine carboxypeptidase), which produces MKKLFANLSLGALLVAFSMVFTPVDAMARKAKPVAAKAKPVAHGAAKHGVRNKAGGRHVAAARGARAGKTMVVVNRKGRRVLVAVPQRASIIRVAHVPAEPPKLSYGQVLGLHGMEDPLELKSSVALVVDQDTNEVLFSKNPQAVLPIASITKLMTALVVAELHQPLDEVLTITEEDRDTEKNSRSRLRPGTQLTRGEMLHLALMASENRAANALGRHYPGGLPAFVGAMNRKAQVLGMRETRYVEPTGLSSDNQSSARDLATLVRAAYQQPMIRDLSTSPEASVAVGSRVMSFRNTNRLVTNPEWEIGLQKTGYIAEAGRCLVMQAKLAGRKLIMVFLDSAGKYSRLGDAERVRRWLTDTHTQAPLAQVRPIS; this is translated from the coding sequence ATGAAAAAACTGTTCGCCAATTTGTCGTTGGGGGCCCTTCTGGTGGCTTTCTCCATGGTTTTCACCCCGGTGGATGCCATGGCGCGCAAGGCCAAGCCGGTGGCCGCCAAGGCCAAGCCCGTCGCCCATGGCGCCGCCAAGCATGGCGTGCGCAACAAAGCGGGTGGGCGCCATGTGGCCGCTGCCCGAGGCGCGCGGGCTGGCAAGACCATGGTGGTGGTCAACCGCAAGGGCCGCCGCGTGCTGGTGGCCGTGCCGCAGCGCGCCAGCATCATCCGCGTGGCCCACGTGCCGGCCGAGCCGCCCAAGCTGTCCTACGGCCAGGTGCTGGGCCTGCATGGCATGGAAGACCCGCTGGAGCTGAAGTCCAGCGTCGCCCTGGTGGTGGACCAGGACACCAACGAGGTGCTGTTCAGCAAGAACCCGCAGGCGGTGCTGCCGATCGCATCCATCACCAAGCTGATGACCGCGCTGGTGGTGGCCGAATTGCACCAGCCCCTGGACGAGGTGCTGACCATCACCGAAGAGGACCGCGACACCGAAAAGAACAGCCGCTCGCGCCTGCGTCCCGGCACCCAACTCACCCGTGGCGAGATGCTGCATCTGGCGCTGATGGCGTCGGAAAACCGCGCCGCCAATGCGCTGGGCCGGCACTACCCCGGCGGGCTGCCTGCATTCGTCGGGGCCATGAACCGCAAGGCCCAGGTGCTGGGCATGCGCGAGACGCGTTATGTGGAGCCCACGGGGCTGTCCAGCGACAACCAGAGCAGTGCGCGCGACCTGGCCACGCTGGTGCGTGCGGCCTACCAGCAGCCCATGATCCGCGACCTGTCCACCTCGCCCGAAGCCAGCGTGGCCGTCGGCTCGCGGGTGATGAGCTTTCGCAACACCAACCGCCTGGTGACCAACCCCGAATGGGAGATCGGTCTGCAGAAGACCGGCTACATCGCCGAGGCCGGCCGCTGCCTGGTGATGCAGGCCAAACTGGCCGGGCGCAAGCTGATCATGGTGTTCCTGGATTCGGCCGGCAAGTACAGCCGCCTGGGCGACGCCGAACGGGTGCGCCGCTGGCTCACCGACACCCACACCCAGGCCCCGCTGGCGCAGGTGCGACCCATCTCCTGA
- a CDS encoding squalene synthase HpnD (PFAM: Squalene/phytoene synthase~TIGRFAM: squalene synthase HpnD) translates to MTPQQYVQDKAAGSGSSFYYAFLFLPAPRRAAITAFYAFCREVDDVVDEVADTGVAATKLAWWRKEVAQSYAALPTHPVMQALMPHTSTFGIEARHLLAIIDGCQIDLEQSRHLDWEGLQHYCHLVAGVVGEVAANIFGRTQDATLQYAHKLGLALQLTNIIRDVGDDARRGRIYLPLSELQRFDVKGHEILKRQAPWGYSERFTALMKFQAERAHRSYDEALALLPEADRVAQKPGLMMANIYRTLLREIEADGFQVLHQRTSLTPLRKLWIAAKTHLRGR, encoded by the coding sequence ATGACGCCCCAACAATATGTGCAGGACAAGGCCGCCGGCAGCGGGTCTTCGTTCTACTACGCCTTCCTGTTCCTGCCCGCACCGCGCCGCGCCGCCATCACCGCCTTCTACGCCTTCTGCCGCGAGGTGGACGACGTGGTGGACGAAGTGGCCGACACCGGCGTGGCCGCCACCAAGCTGGCCTGGTGGCGCAAGGAGGTGGCGCAGTCCTACGCCGCGCTGCCCACCCACCCGGTGATGCAGGCGCTGATGCCGCACACGTCCACCTTCGGCATCGAGGCCCGGCACCTGCTGGCCATCATCGACGGTTGCCAGATCGACCTGGAACAGTCGCGCCACCTGGACTGGGAAGGCCTGCAGCACTACTGCCACCTGGTGGCCGGCGTGGTGGGCGAGGTGGCGGCCAACATCTTCGGCCGCACCCAGGACGCCACCCTGCAGTACGCCCACAAGCTGGGCCTGGCGCTGCAGCTCACCAACATCATCCGCGACGTGGGCGACGACGCCCGTCGCGGGCGCATCTACCTGCCGCTGTCGGAACTGCAGCGCTTTGACGTGAAGGGCCACGAAATCCTCAAGCGCCAGGCCCCCTGGGGCTACAGCGAGCGCTTCACCGCGCTGATGAAATTCCAGGCCGAACGCGCGCACCGCAGCTACGACGAGGCCCTGGCCCTGCTGCCCGAAGCCGACCGCGTGGCGCAAAAGCCCGGGCTGATGATGGCCAACATCTACCGCACCCTGCTGCGCGAAATTGAAGCCGACGGCTTCCAGGTGCTGCACCAGCGCACCTCGCTCACACCGCTGCGCAAGCTGTGGATCGCGGCCAAGACCCACTTGCGCGGTCGGTGA